The Cupriavidus nantongensis genome has a segment encoding these proteins:
- a CDS encoding thioredoxin family protein, with the protein MPRILRTLFAAAAFAAAPLAIQSAAAAPAAPANYGTAPEFTGIAKWLNSEPLTLAGLRGKVVLVDFWTYSCINCINTLPHVRKWYDKYRDQGLVVVGVHTPEYAFERSTSNVQAALKRFDIRYPVAQDNAYATWNAWRNQYWPALYLVDANGNVVYKHFGEGQYAETEAAIQKALGQRR; encoded by the coding sequence ATGCCCCGCATCCTTCGCACCCTGTTTGCCGCAGCTGCCTTTGCCGCCGCCCCGCTGGCGATCCAGTCCGCCGCCGCAGCGCCCGCCGCGCCCGCCAATTACGGCACGGCGCCCGAATTCACCGGTATCGCCAAGTGGCTGAACTCCGAACCGCTGACCCTTGCCGGCCTGCGCGGCAAGGTCGTGCTGGTCGACTTCTGGACCTACAGCTGCATCAACTGCATCAACACCCTGCCCCATGTGCGCAAGTGGTACGACAAATACCGCGACCAGGGCCTGGTCGTGGTAGGCGTGCACACGCCGGAGTATGCGTTCGAGCGCTCCACCAGCAACGTGCAGGCCGCGCTCAAGCGCTTCGACATCCGCTATCCGGTGGCGCAGGACAACGCCTATGCCACCTGGAACGCCTGGCGCAACCAGTACTGGCCCGCGCTGTACCTGGTCGATGCCAACGGCAACGTGGTCTACAAGCACTTCGGCGAAGGCCAGTATGCAGAGACCGAGGCGGCGATCCAGA
- a CDS encoding cytochrome c biogenesis CcdA family protein, whose amino-acid sequence MIDAYLAFAAGVLTIASPCVLPVLPMLLGASLGETSRLRPLAIALGFVSAFSALGIVFGALTSAFSDAPGVVRNVAIAILFAAGLARLWPAGFGRLVAPFAAPFAALTDRAAGAGSRAGNGLAGGFVLGITLGAVWTPCAGPVLASILALVAKAQDLHRAAGLLALFAAGAAVPMLGIAYGGQFATTHVRRLARHTPRLQQAFGVLVVATAIAMYFQYDTLAVAWLTSLFPATQPGA is encoded by the coding sequence ATGATCGATGCCTACCTTGCCTTTGCCGCCGGCGTGCTGACGATTGCGTCGCCGTGCGTGCTGCCCGTGCTGCCCATGCTGCTGGGCGCTTCGCTGGGCGAAACCAGCCGCCTGCGCCCGCTGGCGATCGCACTGGGTTTCGTCTCCGCCTTTTCCGCGCTGGGCATTGTCTTCGGCGCGCTCACCAGCGCCTTCAGCGACGCCCCGGGCGTGGTCCGCAACGTCGCCATCGCCATCCTGTTCGCCGCCGGGCTGGCGCGGCTGTGGCCGGCCGGCTTCGGCCGCCTCGTGGCCCCGTTCGCCGCACCCTTCGCCGCGCTCACCGACCGCGCCGCCGGCGCCGGCAGCCGCGCCGGCAACGGCCTGGCCGGCGGCTTTGTGCTGGGCATAACGCTGGGCGCGGTATGGACCCCGTGCGCGGGCCCGGTGCTGGCCTCGATCCTGGCGCTGGTGGCCAAGGCGCAGGACCTGCACCGCGCCGCCGGCCTGCTGGCCCTGTTTGCCGCCGGCGCCGCCGTGCCGATGCTGGGCATCGCCTACGGCGGCCAGTTCGCCACCACCCATGTGCGCCGGCTGGCACGCCATACGCCGCGGCTGCAGCAAGCCTTCGGCGTGCTGGTGGTAGCCACCGCGATCGCCATGTACTTCCAGTACGACACCCTCGCCGTCGCCTGGCTGACCTCGCTTTTCCCCGCCACCCAACCTGGAGCCTGA
- a CDS encoding response regulator produces the protein MTPQDHILIVDDDREIRELVAAYLERSGMRVSLAANGREMRAALDKGSVDLVVLDLMLPGEDGLALCRDLRAGERRNLPVLMLTARNEEADRILGLEMGADDYLVKPFAARELLARIRSVLRRTRMLPPNLQVTEAASMLAFGPWRLDTNARHLVDEQDVIVALSGAEYRLLRVFVDHPQRVLTRDQLLNLTQGRDAELFERSIDLLVSRLRQRLRDDAREPRYIKTVRNGGYVFSATVEIREERA, from the coding sequence ATGACCCCGCAGGACCATATCCTTATCGTCGACGACGACCGCGAAATCCGCGAACTGGTTGCCGCCTACCTCGAGCGCAGCGGCATGCGCGTGTCCCTGGCCGCCAACGGGCGCGAAATGCGCGCGGCGCTGGACAAGGGCTCGGTCGACCTGGTGGTGCTGGACCTGATGCTGCCCGGCGAAGACGGGCTGGCGCTGTGCCGCGACCTGCGCGCGGGCGAGCGGCGCAACCTGCCGGTGCTGATGCTGACCGCGCGCAACGAGGAAGCCGACCGCATCCTGGGGCTGGAGATGGGCGCCGACGACTACCTGGTCAAGCCCTTCGCCGCGCGCGAACTGCTGGCGCGGATCCGCTCGGTGCTGCGGCGCACGCGCATGCTGCCGCCCAACCTGCAGGTCACCGAGGCCGCCAGCATGCTGGCGTTCGGCCCGTGGCGGCTCGACACCAACGCCCGCCACCTGGTCGACGAGCAGGACGTGATCGTCGCGCTCAGCGGCGCGGAATACCGGCTGCTGCGCGTCTTCGTCGACCACCCGCAGCGGGTGCTGACGCGCGACCAGCTGCTCAACCTGACCCAGGGCCGCGACGCCGAGCTGTTCGAGCGCTCGATCGACCTGCTGGTGAGCCGCCTGCGCCAGCGCCTGCGCGACGATGCGCGCGAGCCGCGCTACATCAAGACCGTGCGCAACGGCGGCTATGTCTTCAGCGCCACCGTCGAAATCCGCGAGGAGCGCGCATGA
- a CDS encoding sensor histidine kinase, with product MNGRAHKGLAWPRTLFARLMVILLVGLVLAQSLSYSLVMMERKSAADRLMLGNLERDVASSVAMLDMLPADQRAAWLERVRRDNYSYRLDAGTPGEPPRAPLARRAVDTIAEALQGRYPVSASSQPGGGFQVHLRLHDGSPLTIDVQPKRSLVSPWLLAMLAAQLALLVACAWLAVRVVTRPLSQLASAAENLGPDLKAQRVPETGPTEVAHAAAAFNAMQARIAGYLDERMQILAAISHDLQTPITRMRLRVDLMEDSPTQQKLYNDLREMEHLVREGVAYARTLQGGTETPARIDPDALLDSLAGDYLDAGHTIAIEGQAGAPLLTRPQALRRILTNLIDNALKFGAEVTLAVARQDDGWLQIAVQDRGPGIPEAELERVMQPYYRVETSRNRGTGGTGLGLAIALQLTQALGGTLQLANREGGGLQATLRLPG from the coding sequence ATGAACGGGCGCGCGCACAAGGGGCTGGCATGGCCGCGCACGCTGTTCGCGCGGCTGATGGTGATCCTGCTGGTCGGGCTGGTGCTGGCGCAGAGCCTGTCGTACAGCCTGGTGATGATGGAGCGCAAGAGCGCGGCCGACCGGCTGATGCTGGGCAACCTGGAGCGCGACGTGGCCAGCTCGGTGGCGATGCTCGACATGCTGCCGGCGGACCAGCGCGCGGCCTGGCTGGAGCGGGTGCGCCGCGACAACTACAGCTACCGCCTCGATGCCGGCACGCCGGGCGAGCCGCCGCGCGCGCCGCTGGCGCGCAGGGCCGTCGACACCATTGCCGAGGCGCTGCAGGGACGCTATCCGGTCTCGGCCAGCAGCCAGCCGGGCGGCGGTTTCCAGGTACACCTGCGGCTGCACGACGGCAGCCCGCTGACGATCGACGTACAGCCAAAGCGTTCGCTGGTATCGCCGTGGCTGCTGGCGATGCTGGCGGCGCAGCTGGCGCTTCTGGTGGCCTGTGCCTGGCTGGCGGTGCGCGTGGTCACGCGTCCGCTCAGCCAGCTGGCCAGCGCCGCCGAGAACCTGGGGCCGGACCTGAAGGCGCAGCGTGTGCCCGAAACCGGCCCGACCGAGGTGGCCCACGCCGCCGCCGCCTTCAACGCCATGCAGGCACGCATTGCCGGCTACCTGGATGAGCGCATGCAGATCCTGGCCGCGATCTCGCACGACCTGCAGACGCCGATCACGCGCATGCGCCTGCGCGTGGATCTGATGGAAGACTCGCCCACGCAGCAGAAGCTCTACAACGATCTGCGCGAGATGGAGCACCTGGTGCGCGAAGGCGTGGCCTATGCGCGCACCCTGCAGGGCGGCACCGAGACCCCGGCCCGCATCGATCCCGATGCGCTGCTCGACAGCCTGGCCGGCGACTACCTCGACGCCGGCCACACCATCGCCATCGAAGGCCAGGCCGGCGCGCCGCTGCTGACACGCCCGCAGGCGCTGCGGCGCATCCTGACCAACCTGATCGACAACGCGCTGAAGTTCGGCGCGGAGGTCACGCTGGCGGTGGCGCGGCAGGACGATGGCTGGCTGCAGATCGCCGTGCAGGACCGCGGCCCGGGCATCCCCGAGGCGGAACTGGAGCGCGTGATGCAGCCGTACTACCGCGTCGAGACCTCGCGCAACCGCGGCACCGGCGGCACCGGCCTGGGCCTGGCCATCGCGCTGCAACTGACGCAGGCGCTGGGCGGCACGCTGCAACTGGCCAATCGCGAAGGCGGCGGCCTGCAGGCCACGCTGCGCCTGCCAGGCTGA
- the pgaA gene encoding poly-beta-1,6 N-acetyl-D-glucosamine export porin PgaA — protein sequence MKRRERARDGALRRQGRRRRAPAALGSGLTAALAAGLAAMGWLPALAHANSDYDALIRRARAGDYAPALTMLRERVARAPSDQRAAWDRIVIAGWAGRPDEVLEAYGNLGQTRALPPEVLAAVAGALRDLRRWDEALARYREGRQRFPTHAVFALGEVKVLADSGRAAEAVALGQALVQREPAAVDSRLALAYAQARAGEPYAALFEADQAYLRAPQRADVVREYVGALQRAGLPEAALRVAGEHPELFDPRARLALELDAAAELVRLADMPTRTEAERFAIADRALACYDALLPALQALGPPAAPQLRRARIDRLAALHARVRMQDVVSEYEALRAEGVEVPSYALGDVAAAYLYLRQPEQAAPLFRQVRDAYPQGLDAETRLKAQTGLYYAHAEAEAFDPAAQAVAQASTEQPRWRWVRGQPMRQPNDLWLQAEQTATRADLQADATDSAQQKLEDLVRKAPGHSGLRAALADVYRARGWPRAAEGELKLAETLTPRSLPVEVQQGHAALDLQEWRQAELLRDDTLARFPEDLTARRLDREWQVHNKSELRIEGYRGLANDSAVVGNGNFGIESVLYTPPINYDWRAFGGIGYATGRFDEGRVDYRWARAGAQWRVRDLTVEGELSLHGYGQGARQGGRISADYDIDDRWRVGASAALRSTGTPLQALKHGIYADTVQAYARWRRSEASEWMLTVAPSRFSDGNDRLEAGVSGVQRFYTAPHLKADLLVDLWASRNSRADTPYYNPRSDLTVLPSVRLTHMLYRRYETVWEQQFLAGTGAYSQRGFGTGAILLVGYGQRFRTNDVFEVGATVTGTSRPYDGQRERELRIVFDMTYRF from the coding sequence ATGAAGCGCCGTGAGCGTGCCCGCGACGGGGCGCTGCGGCGGCAAGGGAGGCGCCGGCGCGCTCCGGCCGCGCTGGGTAGCGGACTGACCGCGGCGCTCGCCGCGGGGCTGGCGGCAATGGGCTGGCTGCCGGCACTGGCGCATGCAAATTCCGACTATGACGCGCTGATCCGGCGCGCCCGTGCCGGCGACTATGCGCCCGCGCTGACGATGCTGCGCGAGCGCGTGGCGCGCGCACCGTCGGACCAGCGGGCGGCGTGGGACCGCATCGTCATCGCCGGCTGGGCGGGACGGCCGGACGAAGTGCTGGAAGCCTATGGCAATCTGGGCCAGACCCGCGCGCTGCCGCCCGAAGTGCTGGCGGCAGTGGCAGGCGCCTTGCGCGACCTGCGCCGCTGGGACGAGGCGCTGGCGCGCTATCGCGAAGGCCGGCAACGCTTTCCAACGCACGCGGTATTCGCACTGGGCGAGGTGAAGGTGCTGGCCGACAGCGGCCGGGCCGCCGAGGCGGTGGCGCTGGGGCAGGCGCTGGTGCAGCGCGAGCCCGCCGCGGTCGACAGCCGCCTGGCCCTGGCCTACGCGCAGGCGCGCGCCGGCGAGCCGTATGCGGCCTTGTTCGAGGCCGACCAGGCATACCTGCGCGCGCCGCAGCGCGCCGATGTCGTGCGCGAGTATGTCGGCGCGCTGCAGCGCGCCGGGCTGCCCGAGGCGGCGCTGCGCGTCGCGGGCGAGCATCCTGAACTGTTCGACCCGCGCGCGCGCCTGGCGCTGGAGCTCGATGCCGCGGCCGAGCTGGTGCGCCTGGCCGACATGCCGACCCGCACCGAGGCCGAGCGCTTTGCCATCGCCGATCGCGCGCTGGCATGCTATGACGCATTGCTGCCCGCGCTGCAGGCGCTGGGGCCGCCGGCCGCGCCGCAACTGCGCCGCGCGCGCATCGACCGGCTCGCCGCGCTGCATGCGCGCGTCCGGATGCAGGACGTGGTGAGCGAATACGAGGCGCTGCGCGCCGAGGGCGTCGAGGTTCCGAGCTATGCCCTGGGCGATGTCGCCGCCGCCTACCTGTATCTGCGCCAGCCGGAGCAGGCCGCGCCGCTGTTCCGCCAGGTGCGCGACGCCTACCCGCAGGGCCTGGATGCCGAAACCCGGCTCAAGGCCCAGACCGGCCTCTACTACGCGCACGCCGAGGCCGAGGCCTTCGATCCCGCTGCGCAGGCCGTGGCGCAGGCCAGCACCGAGCAGCCGCGCTGGCGCTGGGTGCGCGGCCAGCCCATGCGCCAGCCCAACGACCTGTGGCTGCAGGCCGAGCAGACCGCCACCCGGGCCGACCTGCAGGCCGACGCTACCGACTCCGCGCAGCAAAAACTGGAAGACCTGGTGCGCAAGGCGCCGGGCCATTCCGGCCTGCGCGCCGCGCTGGCCGACGTCTACCGCGCCCGCGGCTGGCCGCGCGCGGCCGAAGGCGAACTGAAGCTGGCCGAGACCCTGACCCCGCGCAGCCTGCCGGTGGAGGTGCAGCAGGGGCACGCGGCGCTGGACCTGCAGGAATGGCGCCAGGCCGAGCTGCTGCGCGACGACACCCTGGCGCGCTTCCCCGAAGACCTCACCGCGCGGCGTCTCGATCGCGAGTGGCAGGTCCACAACAAGTCCGAGCTGCGCATCGAGGGCTACCGGGGGCTGGCCAACGACAGCGCGGTGGTCGGCAACGGCAATTTCGGCATCGAGTCGGTGCTGTACACCCCGCCCATCAATTACGACTGGCGCGCCTTCGGCGGCATCGGCTATGCCACCGGCCGCTTCGACGAGGGCCGGGTCGATTACCGCTGGGCGCGCGCCGGCGCGCAATGGCGCGTGCGCGACCTGACCGTCGAGGGCGAGCTGTCGCTGCATGGCTATGGCCAGGGCGCGCGCCAGGGCGGTCGCATCTCAGCGGACTATGACATCGACGACCGCTGGCGCGTGGGCGCCTCGGCGGCGCTGCGCTCGACCGGCACGCCGCTGCAGGCGCTCAAGCACGGCATCTATGCCGACACCGTGCAGGCCTACGCGCGCTGGCGCCGCAGCGAGGCCAGCGAATGGATGCTGACCGTGGCGCCGTCGCGCTTCAGCGACGGCAACGACCGGCTCGAAGCGGGCGTGTCTGGGGTGCAACGCTTCTATACCGCGCCGCACCTGAAGGCCGACCTGCTGGTCGACCTGTGGGCGTCGCGCAATAGCCGCGCCGACACGCCGTACTACAACCCGCGCTCGGACCTGACCGTGCTGCCGTCGGTGCGCCTGACGCACATGCTGTACCGGCGCTACGAGACCGTCTGGGAGCAGCAGTTCCTGGCCGGCACCGGCGCCTACAGCCAGCGCGGCTTCGGCACCGGCGCGATCCTGCTGGTGGGCTACGGCCAGCGCTTCCGCACCAACGACGTGTTCGAGGTCGGCGCCACCGTGACCGGCACCAGCCGCCCTTACGACGGCCAGCGCGAGCGCGAGCTGCGCATCGTCTTCGACATGACCTACCGCTTCTGA
- the pgaB gene encoding poly-beta-1,6-N-acetyl-D-glucosamine N-deacetylase PgaB: MNATLRRACRLLWLVLAACLLAACAKDIPVFTPPAHRPAAAAEQPWPRNHVVVLAYHDVEDKDPDQAYLSVRTDHLVGQLAWLRENGYRAVSVDQVLAARRGGPPLPERAVLLTFDDGYRSFYTRVLPILKAYRWPAVLAPVGSWLDTPPGQPVDFGGTPTARERLLNWQQVREIAASGLVEIGAHTDALHYGVRANPQGNTEPAAAVRAFDAGTGRYESDAAQQERLRADVARITAKVRAVTGKPVRVWIWPYGAEGGAALRIVAENGYQMALTLEDGLATVDRMMSGARLLLSDDPGLRGFARSVVAMEEPNGMRVAHVDLDYVYDPDPAQVERNLGLLVQRIADLKIDTVFLQAFSDDDGDGLVRSVYFPNRWLPVRADLFNRVAWQLDNRANVKVYAWMPVLSFDLDPSLARVARWDPATGTAAVDPKQYRRLSPFDPVARARIGDLYEDLARHAFFDGILFHDDALLGDFEDASAPALAAYRAAGLPASIAELRASPEQMQRWTRMKSRALVDLTHELTARVREVRGPAIKTARNIFALPVLQPDSEAWFAQNLDDFLAAYDWTAPMAMPYMEQVPAGQENAWLDRMVDTIAQRPGALRRTVFELQARDWRGPAARPVDSAVLAGWMQRLQRRGARNFGYYPDDFHNNQPRLEVIRPALSNAWYPAP; encoded by the coding sequence ATGAACGCAACCCTGCGGCGCGCCTGCCGCCTGCTCTGGCTGGTGCTGGCCGCGTGCCTGCTGGCCGCCTGCGCCAAGGACATCCCGGTGTTCACGCCGCCCGCCCACCGCCCGGCCGCCGCCGCCGAGCAGCCGTGGCCGCGCAACCATGTGGTGGTGCTGGCCTATCACGACGTCGAAGACAAGGACCCCGACCAGGCCTACCTGAGCGTGCGCACCGACCACCTGGTCGGCCAGCTGGCCTGGCTGCGCGAGAACGGCTACCGCGCGGTCTCGGTCGACCAGGTTCTGGCGGCGCGCCGCGGCGGGCCGCCGCTGCCCGAGCGCGCGGTGCTGCTGACCTTCGACGACGGCTACCGCAGCTTCTACACGCGCGTGCTGCCGATCCTGAAGGCCTATCGCTGGCCGGCGGTGCTGGCACCGGTCGGCAGTTGGCTCGATACTCCGCCGGGGCAGCCGGTCGATTTCGGCGGCACGCCGACGGCGCGCGAGCGCCTGCTGAACTGGCAGCAGGTGCGCGAGATCGCCGCGTCGGGCCTGGTGGAAATCGGCGCGCATACCGATGCGTTGCACTACGGCGTGCGCGCCAACCCGCAGGGCAATACCGAGCCGGCCGCGGCAGTGCGCGCCTTCGATGCCGGCACCGGCCGCTATGAATCGGATGCCGCGCAGCAAGAACGGTTGCGTGCCGACGTGGCCCGCATCACCGCCAAGGTGCGCGCCGTCACCGGCAAGCCGGTGCGCGTGTGGATCTGGCCGTACGGCGCCGAGGGCGGCGCCGCGCTGCGCATCGTCGCCGAGAACGGCTACCAGATGGCGCTGACGCTGGAAGACGGCCTGGCCACGGTGGACCGCATGATGTCGGGCGCGCGGCTGCTGCTCAGCGACGATCCCGGCCTGCGCGGCTTCGCCCGCTCGGTGGTCGCGATGGAAGAGCCCAACGGCATGCGCGTCGCGCACGTGGACCTGGACTATGTCTATGATCCCGATCCCGCCCAGGTCGAACGCAACCTGGGCCTGCTGGTGCAGCGCATCGCCGACCTGAAGATCGACACCGTGTTCCTGCAGGCGTTCTCCGACGATGACGGCGACGGACTGGTCAGGTCGGTGTACTTCCCCAACCGCTGGCTGCCGGTGCGCGCCGACCTGTTCAACCGGGTCGCGTGGCAGCTCGACAACCGCGCCAACGTCAAGGTGTATGCGTGGATGCCGGTGCTGAGCTTCGACCTGGACCCGTCGCTGGCGCGCGTGGCGCGCTGGGATCCCGCCACCGGCACGGCGGCGGTCGACCCGAAGCAGTACCGGCGCCTGTCGCCGTTCGATCCGGTGGCCCGGGCCCGCATCGGCGACCTGTATGAGGACCTGGCGCGCCACGCCTTCTTCGACGGCATCCTGTTCCACGACGACGCCTTGCTGGGCGATTTCGAGGACGCCAGCGCGCCGGCGCTGGCCGCGTATCGCGCCGCGGGCCTGCCCGCATCGATCGCCGAATTGCGCGCCAGCCCCGAGCAGATGCAGCGCTGGACCCGCATGAAGAGCAGGGCGCTGGTAGACCTTACCCACGAGCTGACCGCGCGCGTTCGCGAGGTGCGCGGGCCCGCCATCAAGACCGCGCGCAACATCTTCGCGCTGCCGGTGCTGCAGCCGGACAGCGAAGCGTGGTTTGCGCAGAACCTGGACGACTTCCTTGCCGCCTACGACTGGACCGCGCCGATGGCGATGCCGTACATGGAGCAGGTGCCGGCCGGCCAGGAGAACGCATGGCTCGACCGCATGGTCGACACCATCGCGCAGCGCCCGGGCGCGCTGCGTCGCACCGTGTTCGAGCTGCAGGCCCGTGACTGGCGCGGGCCGGCGGCCCGTCCCGTCGACAGCGCGGTGCTGGCCGGCTGGATGCAGCGGCTGCAGCGCCGCGGCGCGCGCAATTTCGGCTACTACCCGGACGACTTCCACAACAACCAGCCCCGGCTCGAGGTGATCCGGCCGGCGCTGTCCAACGCCTGGTACCCCGCACCATGA
- the pgaC gene encoding poly-beta-1,6-N-acetyl-D-glucosamine synthase: protein MIERLFALVILCLALALPFALAALATGDLLLAFVFFYPLFMSGLWIAGGVYFWWHWERKWRWGPEREAPEVPGQPFISILVPCYNEEKNGEETLLAALAQRYPNFEVIAINDGSRDGTGALLDALAARHPRLRVVHLAHNQGKAMALRMGALAARGEYLVCIDGDAALDPDAAAYLVAPMVANPRVGAVTGNPRIRTRSTLVGRIQVGEFSSIIGLIKRTQRVYGQVFTVSGVVAAFRRRALDRVGYWSLDMITEDIDISWKLQRDHWSIFYEPRALCWILMPETVRGLLKQRLRWAQGGAEVFMKNVRSIWIWRHRRLWPLMAEYCLSAGWAFAFAMSLILWALGHFIELPANIRIQKLMPPGFTGMVLAAVCLLQFGLSVLIDRRYEPRLGRTLYWIIWYPLAYWMVGMLTTLLAFPKVMLKTRRQRARWTSPDRGIHTMRSS from the coding sequence ATGATCGAACGACTGTTTGCCCTGGTCATCCTGTGCCTTGCGCTGGCGCTGCCGTTTGCGCTGGCCGCCCTTGCCACCGGTGACCTGCTGCTGGCCTTTGTGTTCTTCTATCCGCTGTTCATGTCCGGCCTGTGGATCGCCGGCGGCGTGTACTTCTGGTGGCACTGGGAGCGCAAGTGGCGCTGGGGCCCCGAACGCGAGGCGCCCGAGGTGCCCGGCCAGCCGTTCATTTCGATCCTGGTGCCGTGCTACAACGAAGAGAAGAACGGCGAGGAAACCCTGCTGGCGGCGCTGGCGCAGCGCTATCCGAACTTCGAGGTGATCGCCATCAACGACGGCTCGCGCGACGGTACCGGCGCCTTGCTCGATGCGCTGGCGGCGCGCCATCCGCGCCTGCGCGTGGTGCACCTGGCACACAACCAGGGCAAGGCCATGGCGCTGCGCATGGGCGCGCTGGCCGCACGCGGCGAATACCTGGTCTGCATCGACGGCGATGCCGCGCTCGACCCCGACGCCGCCGCCTACCTGGTCGCGCCGATGGTGGCCAACCCGCGCGTCGGCGCGGTCACGGGCAATCCGCGCATCCGCACCCGCTCGACGCTGGTGGGGCGGATCCAGGTAGGGGAGTTCTCGTCGATCATCGGCCTGATCAAGCGCACCCAGCGCGTCTACGGCCAGGTCTTCACCGTCTCGGGCGTGGTCGCCGCGTTCCGGCGCCGCGCGCTCGACCGCGTGGGCTACTGGAGCCTGGACATGATCACCGAGGACATCGACATCAGCTGGAAGCTGCAGCGCGACCACTGGTCGATCTTCTACGAGCCGCGCGCGCTGTGCTGGATCCTGATGCCCGAGACCGTGCGCGGCCTGCTCAAGCAGCGCCTGCGCTGGGCCCAGGGCGGGGCCGAGGTGTTCATGAAGAACGTGCGCTCGATCTGGATCTGGCGCCACCGCCGGCTGTGGCCGCTGATGGCGGAGTATTGCCTGTCGGCGGGCTGGGCCTTCGCCTTCGCCATGTCGCTGATCCTGTGGGCGCTGGGACATTTCATCGAGCTGCCGGCCAATATCCGCATCCAGAAACTGATGCCGCCGGGCTTTACCGGCATGGTGCTCGCGGCCGTGTGCCTGCTGCAGTTCGGCCTGAGCGTGCTGATCGACCGCCGCTACGAGCCGCGCCTGGGGCGCACGCTGTACTGGATCATCTGGTATCCGCTGGCGTACTGGATGGTCGGCATGCTGACCACGCTGCTGGCCTTTCCCAAGGTCATGCTCAAGACCCGGCGCCAGCGCGCGCGCTGGACCAGCCCCGACCGGGGCATCCACACCATGAGGTCGTCATGA
- the pgaD gene encoding poly-beta-1,6-N-acetyl-D-glucosamine biosynthesis protein PgaD: MKPESMIIRTRGSRLRWLFDAVLTALAWAGFFYLGASGIRAILEEASAGPGVPFWAALLPTMGTLTVYVLVGLFNGIVLLSWALYNQYRFAGLDRRKPLPALRIDELARSFGLPGGRVRALQLAKVAVVDHTHDGEVAEVRAVVS; this comes from the coding sequence ATGAAACCCGAAAGCATGATCATCCGTACCCGCGGCTCGCGCCTGCGCTGGCTGTTCGACGCCGTGCTCACGGCGCTGGCCTGGGCCGGCTTCTTCTACCTCGGCGCGAGCGGCATCCGCGCCATCCTGGAGGAAGCGTCCGCCGGCCCCGGCGTACCGTTCTGGGCCGCGCTGCTGCCTACCATGGGCACGCTGACGGTCTACGTGTTGGTGGGGTTGTTCAACGGCATCGTGCTGCTGTCATGGGCGCTCTACAACCAGTACCGCTTCGCCGGCCTGGACCGCCGCAAGCCGCTGCCAGCGCTGCGCATCGACGAGCTGGCGCGCAGCTTCGGCCTGCCGGGGGGGCGCGTGCGGGCGCTGCAGCTGGCCAAGGTGGCGGTGGTGGACCATACGCATGACGGGGAGGTGGCGGAGGTGAGGGCGGTGGTGTCGTGA